AACATAACAACTAATGAGAGTGTTGTTTCAAACTTAAGGACGGGCAAAGAATTTGGGATTTCTACAGAGAGTTGTATAAAGTGATTCAACCATCAAACCATCTTCAGTTGTATAAATTTCATTTGGTTCTCAAAACACTATTGGAGCATCAAAAATGATAGAATTAGCTTTGGATTTGGAGAATAGTGGGAAATGTTTTATATGGGTATTAAGACCACCAAGTGAATTTGATATTAAATCTGACTTCAGATCTGAATGGTTACCGGATGGATTTGTTGAGAGAACGAAAGAATCACAAAAACAGTTGTTAGTGAAAAAATGGGCACCCCAGTAACAGATACTGTCACAAGTCAACAGGTGCTTTTCTGATCCTCAGAAAGGGTATTCTGTTAGATTAGTAAAAAAGTAAAGGTACAAGAAGTTACTCGGTTACTCCTGGAAATGTCATAAGTTCTTGCAGGCACTATGTGCCTGCCCCTTAAACCCAATAACTTGAAGCTCTAAAACTGTCAAGTCGGCAACAATAATTCGAAACTGAAATTTTGGGCAAATTTGAAACATCTGTTTCCGCTGTAGAAGGTAAGAGTGTCACAGTCAACATTAACCTTCTTTTATCACTTTTGACTCAGAGATACCGTGCTTTGGAGGAGATGGTCGATTTCAAATTTAACGTACTTCTGAAACTGTCTGGTCACCGAGCATGGTAGGATAGCAAGGTTAATTAGTCGGGTGAAACAAAAATCAAACGTTTTCAATATAATAGTCACAAGTAGTTTGCTAAGATTATCTCATTGTCATGGATCTGCACTTGCAGGTTCCTCCCATTGTTATGTAAAACTAAATATGTAGGAACCGTGTGGTCCTCCAGACAATTAATACGTGTGCCAGTGTCTCAGACAAATTCAATACAACAGAAATGGCAAGGAGAACAACGTTGACTGGAGGCTCTCACATCAACAAGAGCTATCCATAAAATCTACCAACAAATCGTGAACCATACCTCTATCAGGCATTTTCCCTGCTGCACCATATATCGGAGCCATCCCTCCCTTGACTGGTCCGGGATTTGCTTTAACCTGAAAATTGtccacacaaaaagaaagaaaaaaatgaggaagaagaatatatatatagataAGGCAATCTGACACATGTATTGATCTGCTAagaatgaaaaatacttaaagacTGCTCAAATTAGCTATCAAAGACAGACTTACCGTTTGCACAGCTTCCTTCAAGACTCTGAGGAAGTCCTCAACCACCGAAACATGCTGAAGAGTCACGCAAATATGCAGGCTGTTTCAAACACAATAGAAAATTTACTGGTCAGCGGGAAAAGTTAGAATTCATAAAGATTCAATCTGCATAGAGTTTTACGGACACTGAAGAAGGTAGAGATGCCACTGACTCTCCATCAGACGGTTAGTAACACCACTGAAAACAGCAGTGCTAAGGGATTCAAATAAAACGCCTTCTGAACTCTAGAGTCAAAATGGTCTATTGATTCTAAAATGATTACCAAATCTCGTCAAAAGATAACCCCTACCTGTTCGGTCTCTGCAGTGCATTCAAATGCCAGCCATTGGAGGACATTATATCATTGACTTCGAATATGTCTAAATCATTTGAACCGAATGCGACAATTGTCATGTCTGGCCTTCCAATGATAAATAGCTCAGGAATCTCCTTTATCCTGGATACAGCACAAAACTAGCTTAATAATTTAGAGAGTACATAGATTTGAATTTTTCAAATTGAAATATCTTCTACCCTTTTTGTATTTGCTTAGACACTTCCATGATCTCTCTAGTGTTTTGCAAGTAACCTGTAATAAATGGTACTAATTTATTAGTTATCCACAATAACGTCGCTAAATTAAAAATATGAAGGTTTACTTTTAATGTTTGGCTGAAAATACTGGTGGAATTAGTACCTTCTAGGCCTAGACTCATCATTGCTGCCCAAGCCCCGGCACTCAAACCCCCAGGCCTGCTCCCTGCTATTGTTGGAGAAATATAAAGCCCACCTGACCACTCAGTAACTGCAGCAAAGAAGTGGTGGAATAAGTAACAACTTAAAATAAATATGCAGGTATACATCCACAGTATCACGGAAGACAACTAGATCATTAAATTTACTGGTGAGTTTTCAGGGAAGTGTTTGACTAAGTAAGTGTAATTTTCTGGAATACAAATGACGCCTCTGGAAATTTGACACAAAAGATACAGTTTTAAGCTTAAGCCTTTTTGTTAAAGCACGAAGAATGTGCAAAGACATAGAGGTTGGACGCATTGTAGAATCATGATCAGTTAGAGATTATAACAATTCACCAAAACAGCAAAAACATACAAAAGGAGAGGTAGTACACTTACCAGCAACAAATTGGTGCTGCCGACGAAGGCATCCAATCCATCAGCAAGTTAGTTTACAGACATGGAGAAAAAAAGATTAGTAATCCACAATGAGGCTGGAAAAAAAATGGTTAGCACAGGAATCAAACTCTGTAAGCCACTACCTTTCGTATTTCATGATTCCTGTATAGAACTGTACTTGTTCCCTTAGGAGCCAACCCATATTTGTGGACATCAACTGATATTGATGTTACTCCTTCAACCGAAAAGTCGAAGGGGGGAATTGGGTACCTGTAAAAGGATAACCATTGACTCAACAAGTGATTCGGGGTTTACTTTATACTGCATGTTTCAAATGTGCTTAAAGGATGCTGGTTAGTGCAAAATCTATTTTCCTCTTGGGAAGTTGGAAAGAAATGGTTATAAAATTTAACTAGACAGAGCAGAATAGTAGATTAGTCCTTAGTAATCATTATCATGTGAAAACAACAAAGCTAACACATTATTAACAAATAACAACAGTGTCCATACCCAAGTTTACGAGCAAAAGGCAAAACGAAGCCACCAAGGCAAAGGTCGACATGCAAACAAATTCCCATACTGGATGCCAGTTCACCAAGTTCCTGCAAAATTGAGTTGATAAGCAGCAGAAATCTATCTAACAAGGAAAtaaataaaaccattcaagaaatGAATAGAACAGATTCAAatcttttaataaaaaaatttagtttACATACTTCAATGGGATCGATTATTCCATGAGGGAAACCTGGGGCAGATCCAACAATCTGAGAATACATAAAATTCACATTATCAAATTGCAATTATGGCACAAATAAATATAATAATATGCCTCGAGATTCTGCCAGTAATGCCAAACCAAAACAACATATATGAATGAAAGACAAGTAAGATTTCTTTTAAGGAATACATACTAAAATAGTATTCTTGTTAACAAATCTTCGGATTGCTTTGACATCTGCTTGAAACTCTTTGTTTACTGGGACTCGCCACAACTTGATATTAAAATACTGTGCAGCCTTGTCATATGCTGAGTGTGCAGATTCAGGAATTATCCTACAGATGAAAACTCCAGAATATCATACTTAGGTTCTATTATAACACCATAGAAAGTATTGAAGCCACTCACATTTCTGGTTTCCTTATTCCCTTCTTTGTTCTCATGTAATCGCGTGATGTTTTCACAGCTAGTAGTATACTTTCAGTCCCTCCTGATGTCATATTTCCACAGATTTGTCCTCCCGAAGCCGTTTCCTTACTTCCAAGCAATGCAGCTGTCATTGCAACCACCTCTGCCTCAAACCGTACTACACTCTGAAACACATCTTGATGCAACGGATTCGTATGTGCAAACCTGAACAAATGAACATATAAAAATATGACCTGAGTATGAATCAACATATCAGCTTTATGTTGTGTGCTAAGAAATTCGATGAAAACTAGGAGAATATAAAAAGTAGGAGATTACTTTTTTCCATACAGAATATCTGTATGTAAGTTCTTACAATTGCACCTCATACTATAATTCTATCTGTTAACATGTACATCCAACTAAAGAACATCTTTATATAAATAGCTGCAAAAACCAAATTTAGATAACTAAGGACATAATCTAATTCACAAAATCCAGGTTATTAAAGTCCTTAAGCTTCACTTTCAATAAATTTCCATTAATGAAACATGTAAatccattggaaaataaaaaatatgcaTGTCTGATGAAATGGTTCTTGCTATCTGCTCCAATATATGTATAGGTCATTTATTGCATCATACATATCTTGAAATATACTTGTCAGCATAAACAGAGTGTTTATCTGACCATTTGATGTAAATTCAAACAAAATGAAGATAAATGATTTCTGAAAATGAAGGCTTGCAGCTTGTCATTTAATATCCCCACCCCAAGCACAGAACTGCCAAATCTATAGCTGAAAGTAAATGCTAAAAGCAAATAAATTCAAGGGAAAAAACAATTGATAAAATGTACCATGTCCTACTAACATTGAATACGCCTCATTTATCAAAGAAAAATGCCTCTCCGAGTCATTTCCACCAATGTatctgcatcaaaaaaaaaatctcatcaaaAGTCACAAAATGAAGCATAATGAGAAATTACAGAGTGGGTATTTTGTACTCTTCAACGTGCAAGACACCTACATAAATCAAAATGTAAAACAGTAAACATACACTGTACCGGAGCATTTCCCTTGCCAAGCCacatctttttctttctcttctctcaACTTGTCTATTACATGTCCtcctaatccaacctttggtaacTCAGTTTGCCAACCATCTCTTTTAGATTTACCACCAGATTGCATCTTATCAACCACCTACATCAGTAGAAATAATCACAATTACTAATCGAAAActacatttgattatctttcatctAAATTTCGAGTCAGTGTTATATGCACACCAGTTGCCAATCCTCACTATAGTGCACCTTTTGGGATCAACGCCGGGATCTAAGGGTTTATAATGTGCCACAGAAAACAACCTAGCAAGTGGCGTGCGCCCTaacattttcttctttttctttttggaaccaAAAAAAGTGGGGTCTCTAGCACAAAACATGTACTACTATAAAATATGTAGGCGAAGTACTAAGTACAGTACAACCTTATCTCTAGTATTTCACACACTAATTTCACCATGTTAGCTATTTTGGGGGAACAAGGTCTTAATTGAGTTAACTGACAGAACCCTAGAATTTGCATTTAATGTTCCAAATTCACATACACATGAATGAATTGAATACTATATCATATGGGAAACAAGCAAAATTAACAACTACTAATAAAAAACAAATTACCTTTTGTTTCTCAGCATCTATGTAATTCTTAACAAATGGAATCAacctgtaatcatcaaatcacactttaaagagaaaaaaaatcaaaattaagtaATTGAAGAATATTACCAATCCTTGTAAAGATTACTTACTtgatagagttcataaaaaacCCTATAAAAGCAGATTTGAATCCTTGATTTTGAATATGATTCAAGAATGAGTGAAGAGTAGAAGCAATTAAGAGTGCTGTGAGTGGAGTTACAACTAGTAGTATTGGTTCATATTCTGATAAATATGAATTCACTCTATTCCTTAAGCTTATcaaaactgatgatgatgatgagaaatactccattgaaaatccaaaagaaaagaaaaaaactgaatCGAGAAAATCGAAAGGATTTGTAGATATATAGAGAGAAAGAGGATCAATCAGAATCACGACATTAGTTTTAGCGTATAAAAACGGCTTTGTTTTGTCATTAGCCAAATAATGTAATTAACTACTATTTATTCCTACTTTAAAATTGTTGGGGTTGATATGACGTGTCCAGATCTCAATAGTTTATCGAAAACAAGGTGCTTGAGTTATCAGTGGTTAAGATGATGACACGTgtggaaggaaaagaaagaaacgCAGAAACGGACTGTTTGATTTTGATATGCAAAGACTAAAGAGTTGCGTGTTGGTATTTGATAGACGGGTTGGCGGTTTGCTTGCTTTCGTGTGTAAATCTTGTGTTATTTGGGTGTGCAAGTGCAATGATTGATGATCTAGTTTCCTGAAGAGTTGGTGATGGATTTAcgggctattttgcgtttccttccctgccaagatcgctaattagcgtttccttcccaaatagattgaaattagggttttctcctcTCGTTACATTTTCCATCCAACTTCCAGTTAGTTGAGTCAGCAAGGATACACGCGTGGAAAAAATGTACACATGTCgaacaaaattacaaaaatacccCCATTTGtttaaatcaaaatcataatctgAAATGAATTACCACCAACTCGTGTTCTTCCCTGCAACTGAGACTCAGACACTCGTCTGCATCTTCAACGGCAACacaacatcaccaccaactcctttTAACTCAGAATACCCATTTATCGTAGAAACACAATTTCATCTCCACCAGCCTCATCTCTTTCTCTGCTTCAAACCGATTCAATAAATCCTAACTATCATCTGTAATCGACTACCAACAGCAGTCAAACTCAAACCCACTCTCTAAATTCATCCAATTCAACTCAAGATCACCAGATCCATCTTCAATATCATTATTTCATCGATTCAACAAATTCAATTTCTCGATATCCAATTCGACTCAAACCCTAGACAGGCCCATCAAACCTTAATACCCAAATCAATTTTACCACCAAACCTAATTTTTCATCTGCAACTTCATGCAACAACCCAATcaaattattttttaaattagTGTTATGAATTGGGGATTTACCACTGTGTTGATGGCAATGGGTATTGATGGGGATCTGAGATGAGACAGATGGATATGTGTTTAGAGTTGTAAGAGATGAAGCTACATTAATGGAGATTGGAGATGGGGTTTACAGAGAATATGGAATTGGAAATCAACTGAAGATGGGTTTTTGGTTGAATCCGAAAACCAACAGCTCGAGTTGGTAGATGGTGAAATTAATGGTTCTGTGAAGGGATTGAGAAATGGAATTGAGGGTCGTGTTAGAGAAGAACAATGGATTTAATGGGTTTGCTGAGTTATTGTTATACTAGTGAAGATACAGTCGTGGATGAGATTatggagaagatttttttttgttgttgacggAGCTGTTGGTGAATGAAGGTGCCGAGAATAGATTGTGTTGCAGGGGTCTCatagaaattagggaagactctGAAATGATGATAGATGGAGGAATTGGTGATGTCTAGGTTAGGGTTTGAGCTATGAAGAAATAACAGAGAAGGTGGTGGTTGCGGCAATGTTTGTGATGATTGTAAACTGGTTTTTAGTGGAGGGTATTTTGGGGAAGTCATGGAACACGTGTACAATTTATGCCACGCGTGCACTGGTGCTGACTCATCTAACCGAGGAATGGATGGAAAATGTAACGAGGggaggaaaccctaatttaaatctatttggggaggaaacgctaattagcgatcttggcaggggaggaaacgcaaaatagccctGGGTTTAATTTGGGATGGGTATGATTGGCAGGTGGGTATGATAGGTTTGAAAGTTGAAAGCTCACATAATCAATTTactttttctttcaaaaatgttAGGTTGGCCAAGGTGATCACTGATGCGGATAACTTGGAGTTAATGAAAATACCTGAAAGAAAAGAAATTATGAAGGTTTTAAAAGACACAAAGCCTTGTAAAGCATCAGGGCCGGATGGTTTTCCTCCTGGATTTTTTCAATCTCATTGGGAAATTATAGGTGCAGAAGTGGTGGAAATTGTAAGGCAATTTTTCAGCTCGGGATTTATACTCAAAAGTTTAAACATCACTAATGTCACTCTCATCCCaaagacaaaaaataaacaatttcCTGCTGATTTGCGTCCCATAACACTATGCAacacatcatacaagataatctcCAAGATTTTAGCCTCTAATGAAGAAACTAATGGGGAAAATCATATCCATATAACAAGCAGCTTATGTACCAGGTCAACAAATCTCAGACAATATACACTTGGCACAAGAGATTGTTCACACAATGAACAATAAGAAGGAGATATCTAAGCATCTAGCCCTAAAGCTAGacatgtcaaaagcctttgataggcttgAATGGGGTTTTCTTATGGATGTTATGTTGAAGATGGGTTTCAGTCAAGACTGGTGTAATTTAATTATGCATTGTATAAGCACTACAAAAATATCCATTATGCTAAATGGAGGACCATGTAAAGCTTATCAGCCAACAAGGGGAATAAGGCAAGGTGATCCGTTATCACCTTACCTGTTTATCATTGTTATGGAGGCATTTTCGAGACAACTTCTTCATGCGGAACAGAACAATAATATACAAGGTATAAAAATAGCCCCTAGTACTCCCTCAATCTCCAATCTCTTTTTTGCGGACGATTGTCTCTTATTCATACAAGCTGATCTCCACAATGTCAGTAATCTGTTGAAAGTTATTGAGGACTTTGGTGCTTCTTCAGGACATACAGTAAACTTCAATAAGTTTAGTGTTTACTATAGTGTTAACGTGCCGCAGAGATTTTGCAGGATACTCACAAGAAGATTAAAAGTCCCAAGAATGAACTCCAGTGAAAGATATCTGGGTATCCCGTTACTTAttggaaagaaaaaaattgagTGTTTCTCAGAACTGGTGGATAGAGTCAAAGGAAGATTATCTCAATGGAATGGTGAATCAATGTCTCAATGTTCTAAATCGTTAATGATCAAGACCGTCATCAATACAATACCAATGTGCCCAATGAGCTACCTACAATTACCAGTTGATACTATTAATCAGATTGATTCAGTTCAGCGTGGCTTCTGGTGGGGTATTAAGGACAAAAAGGGAACTTATATTACTTCCTGGAAACGTTTAGGGTTACATAAAAACTTAGGAGGTCAAGGTTTTAGAAATCTGAAAATTCTAAACCAAGCACTCCTTGTCAGAGAAGCCTGGCGAATATGTATGAACTCAGAAGAGCAATGGGTCAAATCCATACAAGCCAAGTATTTTCCATGTACCAGTATTCTGCATGCCATTCCAAAGCCGAATAGCTCATGGGTGTGGAATGGAGTGATGAAACAAATTCCTTTCATTAAGGAAAACAACAGGTGGAGATTGGAAAAAggtaacaaaataaaaatatggtTGGATAATTGGGTAATAGGTCTTAATACTCCTCAAGTTCCAAAATAAGGTGTTGAAGACAGTGAAGATTATATTTGGGTAGAAGACTTAATGCTTCATGAAGAAAGAGTATGAATAGTTCTATCATTCATCATCTCTTCGATTATGATACTGCACAACTCATTCTACATATGAGAATTCCCGCAGCTGCAGATGATAAGCTTGTATGGAATTTAACAAGTAATGGAGTTTTCACTCTTATATAAGCTTACAACAAGTTGCATTCTTTAAGTTTGGGAGACATACATTTATCTACAATAATTCCAGACACAGAAATCAGTTGGAAGGAATTTTGGAAGCTACAGACCTGGCCAAGAGTAAAACAATTCTGGTGGAAGTGTTTGTCAGATATTCTCCCTACTAAAGAGAGACTGTCTAGAAATTGTGGTTACATAAACCATGCTTGTCCGTTCCGTAATCCGTTTGATGAAACAATACTCCATGTTTTgttcctgttgatggtggtttttagttcaaggctaaatttgtaaaacctttcatttaatgtgtcgtcactctgcaaagaaacataTCCATGTAAAGGTGATGAGtgctcaacctcttcactggcgcatttattgagaaattcaatatcttcacatgaaatttatcccagaatggtgcatgtagcaacaagcccggatattttgtaaatttcatcacCCTGTCTGTATTATCCAATTAATATAAGCTTCTTTGAATACTTTATGTGCTATGTTCGCCGGCTGaatccttaatattgatatgacatgacaatttgtttttactcgcagcagagtagcatgaatttcccaaagtattaaggttaaggtccttgcataaaagtactcaatcggaaagcatactgctctctggcaacaaatttaaagaactttgtgtcaacacacataattcaatcaattttgtgataattcacaagattcaaatatcaacctgattaatttgcaaaaattagggttttgcgccctgcgcagtatattagaccctgctggtcgaaactaagcttaggcaaactaggcaattgatccgccatggattagtaggcgcaaaatcctacccaaaatcagaaaacaagggataaaagaggagccgcggaaaataggagcggcaacaaagggaggtatggtcgtgccataggccagccggcgccacttgcagatGGCCACACCCCCATGTTGCTCGACCAtccctcctctttcccatcgaccaatcaggtcgctttaaatccgccacatgcacatgagttgtggctgggcccatacttgtcggccggCCCTCTtcctcatcgaccaatcaggtcgctctaaacccgccacagtattaaaagaggcaaattgctccagatggtcacaattgttagagcattgctcggtcgaactcgcatgcgttgctatctcaagcatgtttgtcaatgtttgtgatccaaactataagtcttgatttctagtctattcatcatacaagtagaagaactactcaaggaaccggtggaacttctcgacaaaaaggtatgtgaagacttgaacttatttgtcactcaaaagtctatctactctatctcctacttcttgagacaaaaagtcgtatgctatatatatagacttagattatacacatttggtatttcgatcctagtatacctcgcctatctatatctcgaaatatgtgttggtaagcttttcgcttcgaccaagtttatctttacctagtgacgaaagtcaagatatgtttcaatcatcttgaaaattgctttgacgagaaatggtgtaacaactatataacgtcctataagaatgtttcaatgattggaatgagagtttagattaaataaccaatgatggacataataattgttgtggaaacaaatttatgtataagtctcattccttgaaccaaagttcgcgaactttgttgatcaagagaaaccggaagaatgtcttgttgccaagtccgcgaactcagtacgcgaactgccgaagttctcaaaccggagaatttctgctggagttgacaaactacttgcgtgagctaagtccgcgaacccagtccgcgaaccagcggaaggtctcttgccgagattttctgctggagtttgtaaactctgccggttgcttaagtccgcgaacctagtgtgcgaacttaagaaggttatatatctgaagatgatttctgaacttaaactttaaaaagactaaggaatgcagtttgcaaaccgtggctataaaagttcatgaaccgattcaagtgaatcaaatcatctttgcttcaattgtgtcttgtgtagttacataagatttccttgcaattgaacaactctctaactagttcatttgagtcatctgaactagttatggtgaagaagaacatggttgatatgaaatgctcatatggctaagcttttggttaactattgttgaaccacaatgtacacgtttgggtacggttaacaaacctagaagcatgcagttcatttgtgtataacaagataagttttcgatctaacggttgagaaatattagcttgaatctaaatcaggt
This genomic stretch from Papaver somniferum cultivar HN1 chromosome 5, ASM357369v1, whole genome shotgun sequence harbors:
- the LOC113281020 gene encoding sphingosine-1-phosphate lyase-like isoform X2, with translation MLRYIGGNDSERHFSLINEAYSMFAHTNPLHQDVFQSVVRFEAEVVAMTAALLGSKETASGGQICGNMTSGGTESILLAVKTSRDYMRTKKGIRKPEMIIPESAHSAYDKAAQYFNIKLWRVPVNKEFQADVKAIRRFVNKNTILIVGSAPGFPHGIIDPIEELGELASSMGICLHVDLCLGGFVLPFARKLGYPIPPFDFSVEGVTSISVDVHKYGLAPKGTSTVLYRNHEIRKHQFVAVTEWSGGLYISPTIAGSRPGGLSAGAWAAMMSLGLEGYLQNTREIMEVSKQIQKGIKEIPELFIIGRPDMTIVAFGSNDLDIFEVNDIMSSNGWHLNALQRPNSLHICVTLQHVSVVEDFLRVLKEAVQTVKANPGPVKGGMAPIYGAAGKMPDRGMVHDLLVDFMDSSC
- the LOC113281020 gene encoding sphingosine-1-phosphate lyase-like isoform X1, which produces MEYFSSSSSVLISLRNRVNSYLSEYEPILLVVTPLTALLIASTLHSFLNHIQNQGFKSAFIGFFMNSIKLIPFVKNYIDAEKQKVVDKMQSGGKSKRDGWQTELPKVGLGGHVIDKLREEKEKDVAWQGKCSGTVYIGGNDSERHFSLINEAYSMFAHTNPLHQDVFQSVVRFEAEVVAMTAALLGSKETASGGQICGNMTSGGTESILLAVKTSRDYMRTKKGIRKPEMIIPESAHSAYDKAAQYFNIKLWRVPVNKEFQADVKAIRRFVNKNTILIVGSAPGFPHGIIDPIEELGELASSMGICLHVDLCLGGFVLPFARKLGYPIPPFDFSVEGVTSISVDVHKYGLAPKGTSTVLYRNHEIRKHQFVAVTEWSGGLYISPTIAGSRPGGLSAGAWAAMMSLGLEGYLQNTREIMEVSKQIQKGIKEIPELFIIGRPDMTIVAFGSNDLDIFEVNDIMSSNGWHLNALQRPNSLHICVTLQHVSVVEDFLRVLKEAVQTVKANPGPVKGGMAPIYGAAGKMPDRGMVHDLLVDFMDSSC